A part of Mycolicibacterium sp. TUM20985 genomic DNA contains:
- a CDS encoding nitroreductase family deazaflavin-dependent oxidoreductase encodes MPPTFPEPHWGKEDISPIFKPLYAAISSPVGSRFIRLLVPLDRRVLQATKGKYTLFGPTSLPELLLTTTGRRTGRQRTAPLSYLSDGDRLLVIGSNFGQQHHPEWSSNLLAEPEATVAINGIEIPVTATHLTGPEGDRALQRFLAYPMYQSYRTRTARDLRVFALTRR; translated from the coding sequence GTGCCGCCGACCTTCCCAGAACCCCACTGGGGCAAAGAAGACATCTCGCCCATCTTCAAACCGCTCTACGCCGCGATCTCCTCGCCAGTCGGCTCGCGCTTCATCCGGCTGCTGGTGCCGCTGGACCGGCGCGTCCTTCAGGCGACCAAGGGCAAGTACACCCTGTTTGGACCTACCTCGCTGCCCGAACTGCTATTGACCACCACCGGTCGGAGAACAGGCCGGCAGCGCACGGCGCCGCTGAGCTACCTCAGCGACGGTGACCGGCTTCTGGTGATCGGCAGCAACTTTGGCCAGCAGCACCATCCCGAGTGGTCGTCGAACCTGTTGGCAGAACCCGAGGCGACGGTCGCGATCAACGGCATCGAGATCCCAGTGACCGCAACACATCTGACGGGTCCGGAGGGAGATCGCGCGCTGCAGCGGTTCCTGGCCTATCCGATGTACCAGTCATATCGCACTCGGACGGCACGCGATCTTCGGGTGTTCGCCCTCACCCGGCGATGA
- a CDS encoding nitroreductase/quinone reductase family protein → MRSERLRTWFFWVLQHTINPLATAAARSGRGPFSLVRHVGRKTGRVYQTPLIVARVPGGFVAELTYGPNVSWYRNVMAAGRCVLIVENVEYDIGAVRAYSTEAGLDAFGYPQKLILKLLRRQEFRLLELARA, encoded by the coding sequence ATGCGGAGTGAACGCCTGCGCACGTGGTTCTTCTGGGTGCTGCAACACACCATCAACCCGTTGGCGACCGCTGCCGCTCGGTCGGGGCGTGGCCCGTTCTCGTTGGTGCGGCACGTCGGGCGCAAGACGGGCAGGGTCTATCAGACGCCCCTGATCGTGGCGCGCGTGCCCGGCGGTTTCGTCGCCGAGTTGACCTACGGGCCAAACGTGTCCTGGTACCGGAACGTCATGGCCGCCGGCCGTTGCGTGCTGATCGTCGAGAACGTGGAGTACGACATCGGCGCGGTGCGCGCGTACTCCACCGAGGCCGGCTTGGATGCCTTCGGGTATCCGCAGAAACTGATCTTGAAACTGTTGCGACGCCAGGAGTTTCGCCTTCTGGAGCTGGCACGGGCCTAG